A region of the Caballeronia sp. TF1N1 genome:
CGCCCGCCGGCACGACCACGCAGTCGCAGCCCGCGCAAGCCGCTCAGGCTTCGAGCGGCGGCGGATCGGTGGAAGTGAAGGTGCCGGATATCGGCGACTTCACGGATATCCCGGTCATCGAAATCGGTGTGAAGGTTGGCGACAAGGTGGAGAAGGAGCAGTCGCTCGTCACGCTCGAATCCGACAAGGCGACCATGGATGTGCCTTCGCCTGCCGCCGGCACCGTCAAGGAATTGAAGGTCAAGCTCGGCGATACGGTGTCAGAAGGCACGCTGATTCTGATTCTCGAAGGCGGCGAAAGCAGCCCGGCCGCTTCCGCGCCCAAGCAGGAGGCGCCGAAGCAGGAAGCGCCGAAGCCGGTCGAAGCGCCGCCCGATGCGCCCGCCAAACCCGCGCCCGCGCCCGCGCAGCCGTCCGCGCTCGCGCAGGCGCCCGCGATTCCCGCAGGCGATGGCACACGCACGTCGAGCCACGCGTCGCCTTCGGTGCGCAAGTTCGCGCGCGAACTCGGCGTCGATGTCACGCGCGTGCGCGGTTCCGGTCCGAAAGGCCGCATCACGCAAGGCGACATCACCGCGTTCGTGAAGGGCGTCATGTCGGGTCAGGGCGCAGCGCCCGCCGCGGTTGCCGCGCCGGCTGGCGGCGGTGGCGACCTCAACTTGCTGCCGTGGCCGAAGATCGACTTCACGAAGTTCGGTCCTGTCGATCCAAAGCCGCTGTCGCGCATCAAGAAGATCTCGGGTGCGAACCTGCATCGCAACTGGGTGATGATCCCGCACGTCACGAACAACGACGAAGCGGACATCACCGAGCTCGAAGCGCTGCGCGTGAAGCTGAACAAGGAAAACGAGAAGTCGGGCATCAAGATCACGATGCTGGCTTTCGTCATCAAGGCAGTGGTTTCCGCGCTGAAGAAATTCCCGACCTTCAACGCGAGTCTCGACGGCGACAACCTCGTCTTCAAGAAGTATTTCCACGTTGGCTTCGCGGCCGATACACCGAACGGCCTCGTCGTCCCGGTGATCCGCGACGCCGACAAGAAGGGCTTGATGGATATCGCGAAGGAGATGACGGATCTCTCGAAGCTCGCTCGCGAAGGCAAGCTGAAGCCGGACCAGATGCAAGGCGGCTGCTTCTCGATTTCTTCGCTGGGCGGCATCGGTGGCACGAACTTCACGCCGATCATCAACGCGCCGGAAGTGGCCATCCTGGGTCTGTCGCGTGGCGCGATGAAGCCGGTGTGGGACGGCAAGCAGTTCGTGCCGCGCCTCACGTTGCCGCTGTCGCTGTCGTATGACCACCGCGTCGTCGACGGTGCGGAGGCGGCGCGCTTCAACGCCTATCTCGCGGGCATTCTGGCGGACTTCCGCCGGGTGATTCTCTAAAAAAGTGGCGCGTGTCTTCCTCGCTCGATTGTGCGGGCAAGACACGTGAGACGCTGGGACCGGCGCGTGCTTCGGTGCGCGCGCCTGCTCCAACCGCTCTTCTTCGCCATCATCTTGCATGGGACCCGGGTCAGGCGCTTCAGGCACCGGCTCTGGTCGACATAGGGGACAAATATGAGTCTCGTCGAACTAAAAGTACCCGACATCGGCGACTTCTCCGATGTCGATGTCATCGAAGTCAATATCAAGCCCGGCGACGCCATCGAAAAGGAACAGGGCGTCATCACGCTCGAAACCGATAAGGCCACCATGGAAGTGCCCGCCGATCAGGCAGGCACGATCAAGGAAGTGAAGGTCAAACAGGGCGACAAAGTCTCGCAAGGCTCGGTCATCGCGATGATCGAAACCGAAGGCGCGAGCGCCGCTGCGGAACCTAAGGCCGAAGCGCCGAAGGAAGCGTCGTCCGCAAAGCCGGCTGCACCCGCGCCCGCGGCGTCGGGCGGCGGCGCACAGGACGTGAAGGTGCCGGATATCGGCGACTTCAAGGACATTCCGGTCATCGAGATCCATGTGAAGCCGGGCGATACGGTCGAGAAGGAGCAATCGCTCGTCACGCTCGAATCCGACAAGGCGACCATGGATGTGCCTTCGCCCGCCGCGGGCACCGTGAAGGAACTGAAGGTCAAGCTGGGCGACAACGTCTCCGAAGGCAGCGTGATTCTGACGCTCGAAGGTCAGGGCGGAGGCGTGAGCGAAGTGCCGACCAAGCCGACGGCCGCGCAACCGCAGCCCGCCGAAAAGGCGAGCGCCGCGCCCGCGCCGAAGGCAGGCAGTTATTCGGGCAGCGCGGATGTCGAGTGCGACATGCTCGTGCTCGGCGCAGGCCCCGGCGGCTATTCGGCGGCGTTCCGCGCAGCGGATCTCGGCATGAGTACCGTGCTCGTCGAACGCTATGCGACCCTGGGCGGCGTGTGTCTGAACGTCGGCTGCATTCCGTCGAAGGCGCTGCTGCATACCGCGCTCGTGCTCGACGAAGCCAAGCATCTCGAATCGCACGGCATCACGTTCGGCAAGCCGAGCATCGATCTGGACAAGCTGCGCGGCTTCAAGGAAGGCGTCGTCAAGAAGCTGACCGGCGGTCTCGCGGGCATGGCGAAGGCGCGCAAGGTACAGGTGGTGACGGGCGTCGGTACGTTCGTCGATCCGAACCACATGGAAGTGCAGGGCGACGGCGGCAAGAAGGTCGTCAAGTTCAAGAAGGCGATCATCGCGGCGGGTTCGCAGGCGGTGAAGTTGCCGTTCTTCCCGGACGATCCGCGCGTGGTCGACTCGACCGGCGCGCTCGAACTGCGTCAGATTCCGAAGCGCATGCTGGTGGTGGGCGGCGGAATCATCGGGCTGGAAATGGCGACGGTTTATGCGTCACTCGGCTCCGAAATCGATGTCGTCGAAATGCTCGACGGTCTGATGATGGGCGCCGACCGCGATCTCGTGAAGGTCTGGGAGAAGTACAACGCGAAGCGCTTCGCCAACGTCATGCTGAAGACCAAGACGACCAAGGCGGAAGCCAAGGACGACGGCATTTACGTGACGTTCGAGGGCGACAAGGCGCCGACCGAAGCGCAGCGTTACGACCTCGTGTTGCTGGCCGTGGGCCGCAGTCCGAACGGCGGGAAGATCGGCGCGGACAAGGCGGGCGTCGCGGTGACGGATCGCGGCTTCATCAACGTCGACAAGCAACTGCGTACGAACGTCGAGCATATTTTTGCGATCGGCGATCTCGTTGGCCAGCCGATGCTCGCGCACAAGGCCGTGCACGAAGGCCACGTCGCGGCGGAAGCGGCGCATGGCGAGAAGGCGTACTTCGATGTGCTGCAAATTCCGTCGGTGGCTTATACCGATCCGGAAGTGGCGTGGGCCGGCAAGACCGAAGACCAGTGCAAGGCCGAAGGCATCAAGTACGGCAAGGCGGTGTTCCCGTGGGCCGCTTCGGGCCGCGCGATCGCCAATGGTCGCGACGAGGGCTTCACCAAGCTGATTTTCGATGAAGCGACGCATCGCGTGATCGGCGGCGGGATCGTCGGATTGAACGCGGGCGATCTGATCAGCGAAGTGTGTCTCGCGGTCGAGATGGGCGCGGATGCCACGGACATCGGCAAGACCATCCACCCGCATCCGACCTTGGGCGAATCCATCGGCATGGCGGCGGAGTTGTACGAAGGCGTCTGTACGGACTTGCCGCCGCAGCGCAAGAAGTAAGCGGCCGCAAGAGGGTGTCGAGCGAAGCGCGCTTCTTCACGGAAGCGCGCTTTTGCTTTTGAGCTGCGCGCTCGAAAGCGTGAGGCGAAAGCCGTTTTTTCGAACCAACAGACGACAAAAAACCCGGCGCGAGGCCGGGTTTTTCGTGATTCTTGCTTCGTCAACCGGGCGAACCCGGCTTCGAACTTACGCAACCGTCTTCTTGGCGGTGCGCGTAGCTTGTTCGGTCGCTTGCGTAGCGGCCTTCGTGGCGGCCGTGGCGGCTGCGTTGAAGTTGCTTTCAGCGATTTCGACAGCTTGCTTCGTTGCCTTGTGAACCGTTTCGTACGTCGTGTTGGCGGCGGTGATGGCCGACTTCATGACCGCGACTGCGGTTTCCGAACCAGCCGGTGCGTTCTTCGCGACGTTGTCGACGAGCGATTGCACCTTGCGGTTTTGCTCTTCGTACTGCGCTTCAGCAACGCGAGCGAATTCAGCTTGCGTGGACGACGCAATTTCATACAGATGACGGCCGTACGACAGAACCTTCTCGGCGACCGGCTGCGTGAGGCTTGCTTGCAGCGAGAGGAGTTCTTGTGCGTCCTTGACCGACAGCGCGCGCTGGGTGTTCTCCTGGCTTTCGGCCAGGGTGGACTTCACGACTTGCAGATTCAGTTCGACCAGCTTTTCGATACCTTCGAATGCCTTGTTCGTGAGGCCAAACAGCGTGTCGAAGTTAGCTTTTTGTGCGGCGGCGATTTGCTCGGGGGTCAACAGGGTCATCTCAGGCTCCTGATAGTCGACCCATCAACGCGGGTCGTGGTTTGGTAGATCCGGCGCGCCGTTGCGGCCGGTTACTGCAAAGTGCGATTGGTGCGTCGCAACATGAAGCCATTTTAGAGATATTCCGATAGATGTCAAGCGCTTTTTGTGCATTGCACAATAGGCCGAAAGGTCTTGTTAAACAATGGCTTAAGTTAGATCTCACCGGCATGCGCTGCT
Encoded here:
- the aceF gene encoding dihydrolipoyllysine-residue acetyltransferase — translated: MSQAIEVKVPDIGDFKDIPVIEVLVKVGDVVEQEQSLVTLESDKATMDVPSSSAGTVKEVKVKVGDNVSEGTLIVVLESGASAPAQADAPAKQEAPAGTTTQSQPAQAAQASSGGGSVEVKVPDIGDFTDIPVIEIGVKVGDKVEKEQSLVTLESDKATMDVPSPAAGTVKELKVKLGDTVSEGTLILILEGGESSPAASAPKQEAPKQEAPKPVEAPPDAPAKPAPAPAQPSALAQAPAIPAGDGTRTSSHASPSVRKFARELGVDVTRVRGSGPKGRITQGDITAFVKGVMSGQGAAPAAVAAPAGGGGDLNLLPWPKIDFTKFGPVDPKPLSRIKKISGANLHRNWVMIPHVTNNDEADITELEALRVKLNKENEKSGIKITMLAFVIKAVVSALKKFPTFNASLDGDNLVFKKYFHVGFAADTPNGLVVPVIRDADKKGLMDIAKEMTDLSKLAREGKLKPDQMQGGCFSISSLGGIGGTNFTPIINAPEVAILGLSRGAMKPVWDGKQFVPRLTLPLSLSYDHRVVDGAEAARFNAYLAGILADFRRVIL
- the lpdA gene encoding dihydrolipoyl dehydrogenase, translated to MKVPDIGDFKDIPVIEIHVKPGDTVEKEQSLVTLESDKATMDVPSPAAGTVKELKVKLGDNVSEGSVILTLEGQGGGVSEVPTKPTAAQPQPAEKASAAPAPKAGSYSGSADVECDMLVLGAGPGGYSAAFRAADLGMSTVLVERYATLGGVCLNVGCIPSKALLHTALVLDEAKHLESHGITFGKPSIDLDKLRGFKEGVVKKLTGGLAGMAKARKVQVVTGVGTFVDPNHMEVQGDGGKKVVKFKKAIIAAGSQAVKLPFFPDDPRVVDSTGALELRQIPKRMLVVGGGIIGLEMATVYASLGSEIDVVEMLDGLMMGADRDLVKVWEKYNAKRFANVMLKTKTTKAEAKDDGIYVTFEGDKAPTEAQRYDLVLLAVGRSPNGGKIGADKAGVAVTDRGFINVDKQLRTNVEHIFAIGDLVGQPMLAHKAVHEGHVAAEAAHGEKAYFDVLQIPSVAYTDPEVAWAGKTEDQCKAEGIKYGKAVFPWAASGRAIANGRDEGFTKLIFDEATHRVIGGGIVGLNAGDLISEVCLAVEMGADATDIGKTIHPHPTLGESIGMAAELYEGVCTDLPPQRKK
- a CDS encoding phasin family protein is translated as MTLLTPEQIAAAQKANFDTLFGLTNKAFEGIEKLVELNLQVVKSTLAESQENTQRALSVKDAQELLSLQASLTQPVAEKVLSYGRHLYEIASSTQAEFARVAEAQYEEQNRKVQSLVDNVAKNAPAGSETAVAVMKSAITAANTTYETVHKATKQAVEIAESNFNAAATAATKAATQATEQATRTAKKTVA